The proteins below come from a single Papaver somniferum cultivar HN1 chromosome 11, ASM357369v1, whole genome shotgun sequence genomic window:
- the LOC113322738 gene encoding monooxygenase 1-like, with amino-acid sequence MSTIRNNNYIEAENKIVIVGGGICGLATALALHKKGLESIVLERSDKLRTTGATILIHSNGWRALDQLGVGDQLRKIGNLITAYSDISLDDGKKEEASLMEEELRCLKRLELVQVLADNLPLNTIRFGCHTVAVKMDPLTCQPIVQLDDGTSIKCEVVIGCDGVNSVVSEYVGLKTPRNFSTRGVRGFTSYPSGHGFSNDFIRIRKGNRIFCRNPVNENLMYWFVGLPCTSCDLGVSSEPELIKQATIKSIMDFPPDVIEFVQKTDLDSLTLTNLRYRPPWDLSLGNFRKGTVVVAGDAMHIMGPFLGQGGSAALEDAVVLARNLAEKMCGSERSGKQSLQVEIGVAIDRYVKERRMRLIQLSSQTYLIGMLLEPSSGKFTKLLIILALVVFFSNPSGHVKYNCGHL; translated from the exons atgTCTACTATTAGAAATAACAATTACATAGAAGCAGAGAATAAGATTGTAATAGTTGGAGGAGGAATTTGTGGACTTGCAACTGCTCTTGCACTTCACAA GAAGGGACTCGAGAGTATAGTGTTAGAGAGATCCGACAAACTAAGAACCACTGGAGCAACTATTCTTATCCATTCCAACGGTTGGCGCGCACTAGATCAACTTGGTGTGGGTGATCAGCTAAGAAAGATAGGCAATCTCATCACAGC GTACTCCGATATTTCACTCGATGATGGCAAAAAAGAAGAGGCATCACTAAT GGAAGAAGAACTTCGATGCTTGAAAAGGCTTGAACTTGTACAAGTCTTGGCTGATAATTTACCGCTTAATACAATTCGTTTTGGATGTCACACAGTGGCTGTCAAGATGGATCCCTTAACTTGTCAACCTATTGTACAACTAGATGATGGGACTAGCATCAAGTGTGAG GTTGTGATTGGATGCGATGGAGTAAATTCAGTTGTCTCTGAGTACGTTGGATTAAAAACTCCAAGGAATTTCTCTACACGTGGAGTTAGAGGTTTCACAAGTTATCCATCTGGTCATGGATTCAGCAATGATTTTATTCGAATTCGTAAAGGCAATCGTATCTTTTGTAGAAACCCAGTCAATGAGAATCTCATGTATTGGTTTGTAGGCCTTCCATGCACATCTTGTG ATTTAGGAGTCTCAAGTGAACCGGAACTCATCAAGCAAGCAACCATTAAATCGATCATGGATTTCCCACCAGACGTTATAGAATTTGTACAGAAAACTGATCTTGATTCATTGACTCTTACAAACTTAAGATACCGCCCACCATGGGATCTATCACTAGGAAATTTTCGGAAAGGAACAGTTGTTGTAGCAGGTGATGCCATGCATATTATGGGTCCATTCTTAGGCCAAGGTGGTTCCGCAGCTCTAGAAGATGCTGTTGTCTTAGCAAGAAATTTGGCAGAAAAAATGTGCGGGTCTGAAAGAAGCGGAAAACAAAGTCTGCAGGTGGAGATTGGAGTAGCGATAGATCGTTATGTGAAAGAACGTAGAATGAGGCTAATTCAGCTGTCTTCACAGACTTATCTCATCGGAATGCTGTTAGAACCATCATCTGGCAAATTCACAAAGTTATTAATTATTCTTGCCCTAGTTGTTTTCTTTAGCAATCCAAGTGGCCATGTTAAGTACAACTGTGGTCATCTCTAA